One Gemmatimonadota bacterium DNA window includes the following coding sequences:
- a CDS encoding FAD-binding oxidoreductase, translating to MSRHAVIVGAGVTGLSTAYHLARKSYGSITVVEKGHVGDGASSRAAGIITGLLWSETGILARKISLTRFRELSGELDGYRYQDVGCLNLFDAASWPERERLLPLYDRLGVEYTIMDRTEMAAAWPDLALTGEPVGLFDPLGGYSEPDHYLPALADGCRALGVEIREGCMVSDFIVDGERMAGVVADGRRIEADAVVSTVHVWTLKVLETIGLQLPLKSFVHQRYVTAPLPAPVRIPAVNANPYGGYLRPHYGQRLLAGIENPEAPDFRVPGREFLMSTITPPPGLDEAARENLLPLVPGAGRAGRTGQADRANHAGHTGWEIEKAGLLSFSADGEPVLGPVERFPGLYVGVAFHSGGFAYNPAAGALLAGCVADGRPEIDIGDFSPNRFDPRETEDYNRTRITHGEYSLPGQSRRH from the coding sequence ATGTCGAGACACGCTGTCATCGTGGGCGCAGGGGTGACCGGCCTAAGCACGGCCTATCATCTCGCCCGCAAGTCGTATGGAAGCATCACGGTCGTCGAAAAGGGACACGTGGGGGACGGCGCCAGCAGCCGGGCCGCCGGGATCATTACGGGACTGCTTTGGTCGGAAACCGGCATCCTGGCCCGCAAGATCAGCCTGACCCGTTTCAGGGAACTGTCCGGGGAACTGGATGGCTACCGGTACCAGGATGTGGGGTGCCTGAACCTGTTCGACGCGGCGAGCTGGCCGGAAAGGGAACGGCTGTTGCCCCTGTACGACCGCCTCGGTGTGGAATACACCATCATGGACCGGACCGAGATGGCCGCGGCCTGGCCGGACCTGGCGCTGACCGGTGAGCCGGTCGGGCTATTCGATCCCCTGGGCGGCTACAGCGAGCCGGATCACTACCTCCCGGCCCTGGCGGACGGTTGCCGCGCCCTGGGCGTGGAGATCAGGGAAGGATGCATGGTCTCCGACTTCATCGTGGATGGGGAACGCATGGCGGGCGTCGTCGCCGATGGAAGGCGCATCGAAGCCGATGCCGTGGTGAGTACCGTTCACGTATGGACCCTGAAGGTACTGGAAACCATCGGGTTGCAGCTGCCCCTCAAGTCCTTCGTGCACCAGCGTTACGTCACGGCGCCACTGCCCGCCCCGGTCCGGATCCCGGCGGTCAACGCCAATCCCTACGGGGGATACCTCCGGCCGCATTACGGGCAGCGCTTGCTTGCGGGCATCGAGAACCCCGAGGCGCCGGACTTTCGCGTGCCCGGCCGCGAATTCCTGATGTCGACGATAACCCCGCCGCCCGGGCTTGACGAGGCCGCGCGGGAAAACCTGCTCCCGCTCGTTCCCGGGGCGGGCCGTGCGGGCCGGACGGGTCAGGCGGACCGCGCCAACCATGCCGGCCATACCGGCTGGGAAATCGAGAAGGCGGGCCTGCTGTCCTTCTCCGCGGACGGCGAACCGGTGCTCGGACCCGTGGAGCGCTTTCCGGGACTGTACGTGGGCGTCGCCTTTCATTCAGGTGGCTTCGCCTACAACCCGGCGGCCGGCGCATTGCTGGCAGGATGCGTCGCGGACGGGCGGCCCGAAATCGATATCGGGGATTTCTCGCCGAACCGGTTCGATCCACGAGAGACGGAAGACTACAACCGGACCCGGATCACCCACGGAGAATACAGCCTGCCGGGGCAATCCCGCCGGCACTGA
- the ytxJ gene encoding bacillithiol system redox-active protein YtxJ — MSDRVVRLTGLSALDEVIASSSERPVFVYKHSTVCPVSARAADQYHDFADDFADVDEDMDTDPSTPLFTQVMVIENRDLSNEIESRLGIRHESPQLLLLRDGKVTWHASHFSISGKSIKSALED; from the coding sequence ATGTCTGACCGTGTCGTACGCCTGACCGGACTCTCGGCGCTGGACGAGGTCATCGCCTCGTCGTCGGAACGTCCCGTTTTTGTCTACAAGCACAGTACGGTGTGCCCGGTGAGCGCACGGGCCGCCGATCAATACCACGATTTCGCGGATGATTTCGCGGACGTGGACGAGGACATGGACACGGACCCGTCCACGCCGCTGTTCACCCAGGTCATGGTCATCGAGAACCGGGATCTCTCCAATGAGATCGAATCCCGCCTGGGTATCAGGCACGAGTCGCCGCAGCTGCTGCTGCTCCGGGACGGGAAAGTGACCTGGCACGCTTCCCATTTTTCCATATCCGGAAAGAGCATCAAATCGGCGCTGGAGGACTGA
- a CDS encoding MFS transporter: protein MKSDMQRAKLVLLTVVHFLVDLFSSLLTPILPALVTRLQLSLTQAGLLAGLPAMTSSLVQPLMGILGDRMEKRYFIILGPVFCAVFMSAVGLAPSFLVLLLFIILGGFGTASFHPQSVSMAGDVSGSRRGYGVSLFIVGGTAGLAASPFVVPRIVERFGLESLVWLAVPTVIAVLAMARVIPIRNEDRKITRLADVGASFRPNLWPMVNLTVVGIIRTISGVGFATFFVLLLKDRGLTLQQGGDLLFVFQGGAVIGGFVGGWLSDRLGRSRVIWSSILLSTPFLFASLYDTGPLLPVWLFLAGFMNMASNSVSVAMAQELVPDSAGTASSFPMGFSWGAAGGALIVFGGIADRVGVVATLEVLALIPLAAVALALMLPRDREFRRAATQVRKAAAAVEEVS, encoded by the coding sequence ATGAAGTCCGACATGCAGCGCGCCAAGCTCGTGCTGCTGACCGTGGTTCACTTCCTGGTGGACCTCTTTTCCTCCCTGCTGACGCCGATTCTTCCCGCGCTCGTTACGAGGCTGCAGCTCTCCCTTACGCAGGCCGGCCTGCTCGCCGGTCTGCCTGCCATGACCTCCTCCCTGGTCCAACCCCTGATGGGCATCCTGGGGGACCGGATGGAGAAACGCTATTTCATCATCCTCGGACCGGTGTTCTGCGCCGTCTTCATGTCCGCCGTGGGACTGGCGCCCTCTTTTCTCGTGCTGCTGCTGTTTATCATCCTGGGCGGGTTCGGCACCGCCAGTTTCCACCCGCAGAGCGTGTCCATGGCCGGAGACGTCAGCGGTTCGAGACGCGGTTACGGCGTGTCGCTTTTCATCGTCGGCGGGACCGCCGGGCTGGCGGCAAGCCCCTTTGTCGTACCCCGCATCGTGGAGCGTTTCGGTCTCGAAAGCCTGGTCTGGCTCGCGGTTCCCACGGTAATCGCCGTATTGGCCATGGCCCGGGTCATCCCCATCCGCAACGAAGACCGCAAGATAACCCGCCTGGCCGATGTGGGCGCTTCATTCCGGCCGAATCTGTGGCCCATGGTCAATCTTACGGTAGTGGGCATCATCCGGACCATCTCCGGGGTCGGTTTCGCCACCTTTTTCGTGTTGCTGCTCAAGGACCGGGGCCTTACCCTGCAGCAGGGGGGCGACCTGCTCTTCGTCTTCCAGGGCGGCGCGGTGATCGGCGGGTTCGTCGGCGGCTGGCTTTCGGACCGGTTGGGACGGAGCCGCGTTATCTGGTCCTCGATCCTGCTCTCCACCCCCTTCCTGTTCGCTTCGCTCTACGATACCGGACCGCTGCTTCCCGTCTGGCTGTTCCTGGCCGGATTCATGAACATGGCGTCCAATTCCGTTTCCGTCGCCATGGCCCAGGAGCTCGTCCCGGACAGTGCGGGAACGGCTTCCAGCTTTCCCATGGGCTTCAGCTGGGGCGCGGCGGGTGGCGCGCTGATCGTCTTCGGCGGTATCGCGGACCGCGTCGGCGTAGTGGCGACGCTTGAAGTACTGGCATTGATCCCGCTGGCCGCCGTGGCGCTAGCCCTGATGCTGCCGCGGGACCGCGAATTCCGAAGGGCGGCTACCCAGGTGCGCAAGGCGGCCGCGGCTGTAGAGGAAGTGTCCTGA
- a CDS encoding DUF1028 domain-containing protein, whose protein sequence is MNRAPCFSTFSIVALDPDTGDLGVATQSKYLAVGSVVPWARFNAGAIATQAWANASFGPRGLDLLEQDVGAIDTLERLIESDAGRQSRQVGVVDLDGTAAAFTGEECQEWAGHVTGPGHVCLGNILAGEEVVAAMAETFEAPGEEDFTAKLLATLTAGQEAGGDRRGMQSAALLVAREGGGCGGTSDFLVDLRVDDHADPIEELKRLYMLHGRLNP, encoded by the coding sequence TTGAACCGCGCCCCCTGTTTCTCCACCTTTTCCATCGTCGCCCTGGACCCCGATACGGGGGATCTCGGCGTGGCGACCCAGTCGAAGTACCTCGCCGTGGGATCCGTGGTCCCCTGGGCGCGGTTCAACGCCGGCGCCATCGCGACGCAGGCCTGGGCCAACGCGTCTTTCGGCCCCAGGGGGCTCGACCTGCTCGAACAGGACGTCGGCGCCATCGACACCCTCGAACGCCTGATCGAATCGGATGCCGGCCGGCAGTCCCGCCAGGTCGGCGTGGTGGATCTCGACGGCACGGCGGCGGCCTTCACGGGGGAGGAATGCCAGGAGTGGGCGGGGCACGTAACCGGTCCGGGCCACGTCTGCCTGGGCAATATCCTCGCGGGTGAAGAGGTGGTCGCCGCCATGGCGGAAACCTTCGAGGCACCCGGCGAGGAGGATTTCACGGCGAAACTGCTCGCCACGCTCACGGCCGGCCAGGAAGCCGGCGGCGACCGGCGGGGCATGCAGTCGGCCGCCCTGCTCGTGGCAAGGGAAGGCGGGGGTTGCGGCGGCACCTCCGACTTCCTCGTGGACCTTCGGGTCGACGACCATGCCGATCCCATCGAGGAACTGAAGCGCCTGTACATGCTCCATGGAAGGCTCAATCCATGA
- a CDS encoding anaerobic glycerol-3-phosphate dehydrogenase subunit C: MDTAWQEQIGKEIDCAFRFDETARVLYSTDASIYEIEPLGVAYPAHADQVSRILRFAYERGIPVTPRGGGTSLGGQAVGRSIQVDFSRHMNRILEVNVEEQWARIQPGVVLDELNAHLKPMGLLFAPDVSPSNRANVGGMIGNNSCGSHSIIYGKTIDHVLELDVVLSDGTRTVFKPVGDREYGEKAALGGLEGRIYREIRRIAHENRDEIEARYPRIMRRVGGYNLDEFTGEGPFDPCRMIVGSEGTLAAVTEARVNLVPLPAHKALGICHFSDLIESMEATVEILKTDPSAVELTDKTILDLAKASPAAAHQRDFIEGDPEAILMVEYYGKTAEAVAGRLDALESLLREKHMGYACVRATTPAAQSNAWAIRKAGLGLLMGMKGDTKPATFVEDTAVSPEKLPDYIRDFRDIVHKHGTVASYYAHASVGTIHIRPLINLKESEGIVRMRAIAEEIRDLVLAYGGAVSSEHGDGLVRSEWNEQVFGPRLYEAFKAVKAVFDPNGIMNPGKIIANQKMTDNLRFGAAYQAEEINTYFDFSGDGGFSRSIELCNGVGACRKKLVGTMCPSYIATLDEEHSTRGRANVLRAALSGKLDGEGFTSRRVYEALDLCLECKGCKGECPSNVDMAKMKYEFLAHYYEKHGLPLRNRLFGRIESLNRLGSAFAPLSNRIVNHPWHKRFLERTIGVDRRRSLPEFAEVTFEQWFYQRGPGRADDRDRPTVVFFPDTFVNYSEPHIGMAAVEVLESAGYRVVLAEPRACCGRPLISKGMLRQARAAAEYNIAQLARYVDLGWTIVGCEPSCVMTFRDDYRDLVDDPRADRLAESMLMIDEFLAREHGAGRLSLPVQTTGRSISLHGHCQQKAIAGTGSTVAALELVPGYEVTTLNTGCCGMAGSFGYEREHYDLSMKIGEDRLFPAVRAADEGTEFAATGTSCRHQIADGTGRTAFHPIELIRKALDDRRSIQR; encoded by the coding sequence ATGGACACAGCCTGGCAGGAACAGATCGGGAAAGAGATCGACTGCGCGTTCCGATTCGACGAAACGGCCAGGGTCCTGTACAGCACGGACGCCAGCATCTACGAAATCGAGCCGCTGGGCGTCGCGTATCCGGCGCACGCGGACCAGGTCTCCCGCATCCTCCGTTTCGCCTACGAAAGAGGCATCCCCGTCACGCCACGCGGCGGGGGCACCAGCCTGGGCGGCCAGGCGGTGGGCCGCAGCATCCAGGTCGACTTCTCCCGGCACATGAACCGGATCCTCGAGGTCAACGTCGAGGAGCAGTGGGCCAGGATCCAGCCCGGCGTGGTCCTCGACGAACTCAACGCTCACCTGAAACCGATGGGACTGCTCTTCGCCCCGGACGTCTCGCCGAGCAACCGGGCGAACGTCGGCGGCATGATCGGCAACAACTCCTGCGGTTCCCATTCCATCATCTACGGCAAGACGATCGACCACGTCCTGGAACTCGACGTGGTCCTGAGCGACGGTACGCGGACGGTCTTCAAGCCGGTCGGCGACCGCGAATACGGCGAGAAGGCCGCACTCGGCGGCCTGGAGGGCCGGATCTACCGCGAAATCCGCCGTATCGCCCACGAGAACCGAGACGAGATCGAGGCCCGGTACCCCCGGATCATGCGGCGCGTAGGCGGGTACAACCTGGACGAATTCACCGGAGAAGGTCCCTTCGACCCCTGCAGGATGATCGTCGGATCCGAGGGCACCCTGGCCGCCGTGACCGAGGCGCGCGTCAACCTGGTGCCGCTTCCGGCCCACAAGGCGCTCGGTATCTGTCACTTCTCGGACCTGATCGAATCCATGGAAGCGACGGTCGAGATCCTGAAGACCGATCCCTCGGCCGTGGAACTCACCGACAAGACCATACTGGATCTGGCCAAGGCCTCCCCCGCGGCCGCCCACCAGCGGGATTTCATCGAAGGCGACCCCGAAGCCATCCTCATGGTCGAATACTACGGGAAAACGGCCGAAGCGGTCGCAGGCCGCCTGGACGCCCTCGAATCCCTGCTCCGGGAGAAGCACATGGGCTACGCCTGCGTCCGGGCCACGACCCCTGCCGCCCAGTCGAACGCCTGGGCCATCCGGAAGGCGGGACTCGGGTTGCTGATGGGCATGAAGGGGGATACCAAGCCGGCGACTTTCGTGGAGGACACGGCGGTCTCGCCGGAGAAGCTTCCGGACTACATCCGCGACTTCCGCGATATCGTCCACAAGCACGGCACGGTGGCCTCCTACTACGCCCACGCCAGCGTGGGCACGATCCACATCCGGCCGCTCATCAATCTCAAGGAATCCGAGGGCATCGTGCGCATGCGGGCCATCGCCGAAGAGATCCGCGATCTGGTCCTTGCCTATGGCGGCGCGGTCAGTTCCGAACACGGCGACGGGCTCGTGCGGAGCGAGTGGAACGAGCAGGTTTTCGGTCCGCGGTTGTACGAGGCCTTCAAGGCGGTCAAGGCCGTGTTCGACCCGAATGGCATCATGAATCCGGGCAAGATCATCGCGAACCAGAAGATGACCGATAACCTTCGATTCGGTGCGGCATACCAGGCTGAGGAGATCAATACCTACTTCGATTTCTCGGGCGACGGCGGGTTCTCGCGCTCCATCGAGCTCTGCAACGGGGTCGGCGCTTGCCGCAAGAAGCTGGTGGGGACCATGTGCCCTTCCTATATCGCCACGCTCGACGAGGAGCACAGCACCCGGGGCCGCGCGAACGTGCTCAGAGCCGCCCTGTCAGGCAAGCTGGACGGGGAAGGATTCACGAGCCGGCGGGTCTACGAAGCCCTCGACCTCTGCCTGGAGTGCAAGGGCTGCAAGGGCGAGTGTCCCTCCAACGTCGACATGGCCAAGATGAAGTACGAGTTCCTCGCCCACTACTACGAGAAACACGGGCTGCCCCTGCGCAACCGCCTGTTCGGCCGCATCGAATCGCTCAACCGGCTCGGTTCCGCCTTCGCGCCGCTGAGCAACCGGATCGTGAACCATCCCTGGCACAAGCGGTTCCTGGAACGGACGATCGGCGTGGACAGGAGGCGGTCCCTTCCGGAGTTCGCCGAAGTTACGTTCGAACAGTGGTTCTACCAGCGCGGTCCCGGACGCGCCGATGACCGCGATCGGCCTACGGTCGTCTTCTTCCCGGACACCTTCGTCAACTACAGCGAGCCCCACATCGGCATGGCCGCCGTGGAAGTCCTGGAGAGCGCCGGCTACCGCGTGGTGCTGGCCGAACCCCGCGCCTGCTGCGGCAGGCCCCTGATCTCGAAGGGCATGCTGCGCCAGGCACGGGCAGCCGCCGAATACAACATCGCCCAGCTTGCCCGGTACGTGGACCTTGGATGGACCATTGTGGGCTGTGAACCCAGCTGCGTCATGACGTTCCGGGACGACTACCGCGACCTCGTGGACGACCCGAGGGCCGACCGGCTCGCAGAGAGCATGCTCATGATCGACGAGTTCCTGGCCCGGGAACATGGGGCCGGCCGCCTTTCGCTTCCGGTCCAGACCACCGGCCGGTCGATCAGTCTGCACGGGCACTGCCAGCAGAAGGCCATCGCCGGTACGGGTTCCACCGTGGCCGCCCTGGAACTGGTGCCCGGGTACGAGGTCACGACATTGAACACCGGGTGCTGCGGCATGGCCGGCAGCTTCGGCTATGAACGGGAGCACTACGACCTGTCCATGAAAATCGGGGAAGACCGGCTCTTCCCCGCTGTCCGCGCCGCCGATGAAGGGACGGAATTCGCCGCGACGGGGACCTCCTGCCGGCACCAGATCGCCGACGGCACGGGCAGGACGGCCTTCCATCCCATCGAACTGATCAGAAAGGCTCTAGACGACCGACGGAGCATCCAGCGTTGA
- a CDS encoding phytanoyl-CoA dioxygenase family protein gives MMTESQRYLFDLTGFLHLEGALGEAALAEALDAAERYIQTPAEDLPSDFGSRDGRIYDNGFAFDKALERLVFQPSYWPIVKEFTSGKPRFVRGSMLVNQPGGVVDPGSLHCAREAYGWQSTRYECRDGRIYCDDFVVFTYLTDVNPGDGGLVVVPGSHKCNFERPDSVFDGGDLEDDAPPGTINVTPRAGDAVVISELLTHGTLRWKPTDRKRIVLVLRYAPQYSGGGPWTTDTLKARLSPETNELMALASFTEIKEVAQREVVTLTV, from the coding sequence ATGATGACCGAATCGCAGAGGTACCTGTTCGACCTGACCGGTTTTCTCCACCTGGAAGGCGCCCTTGGAGAAGCAGCGCTCGCCGAGGCGCTTGACGCCGCGGAGCGTTACATACAGACGCCCGCCGAAGACCTCCCATCCGACTTCGGAAGCAGGGACGGACGTATTTACGACAACGGATTCGCCTTCGACAAGGCACTGGAGCGGCTGGTCTTCCAGCCAAGCTACTGGCCCATCGTAAAGGAGTTCACGTCCGGCAAACCTCGTTTCGTCCGGGGGTCCATGCTCGTGAACCAGCCCGGCGGAGTCGTCGATCCCGGGTCGCTCCATTGCGCGCGCGAGGCCTACGGTTGGCAGAGCACGCGGTACGAATGCCGGGACGGACGTATTTACTGCGATGATTTCGTCGTATTCACCTATCTCACCGACGTGAACCCCGGCGACGGCGGACTCGTGGTCGTGCCCGGGTCCCACAAGTGCAATTTCGAACGCCCCGATTCGGTCTTCGACGGGGGCGACCTGGAAGACGACGCGCCGCCCGGCACGATCAACGTCACCCCCAGGGCGGGCGACGCAGTGGTCATCTCCGAGTTGCTCACGCACGGTACCCTCCGATGGAAGCCGACCGACCGGAAGCGTATCGTGCTCGTACTGCGGTACGCGCCCCAGTACAGCGGCGGCGGACCGTGGACGACGGACACGCTGAAGGCCCGGCTTTCGCCCGAGACCAACGAATTGATGGCCCTGGCCTCCTTCACGGAGATCAAGGAAGTCGCCCAGAGGGAAGTGGTCACGTTAACCGTATGA
- a CDS encoding glycerate kinase: MSTAALRKDARCIFDAALQAVDPAAAIRRHVVREGNQLNIGGRCCDLDRFENVYVVGTGKAGSVMAGAMESLLGDRLTGGVVNVKYGHATPLRCVKAVEAGHPIPDAAGVGGTEQIVELLASLGEDDLVFCLLSGGGSALLPLPAEGVTLEEKQAVTELLLQCGATINETNTVRKHISRVKGGQLARLASPARLVSLVLSDVIGDPLDIIASGPTVPDESTFADCRAILEKYGLRDRLPDTVIRHLDAGSKGTVPETPDSGDPVFGRTQTVMVANNRQALDSARIEAERRGYNPLVLSSSIDGETREVARIYAAMAREIEGYGDPVRRPACVISGGETTVTLKGGGKGGRNQEFVLATVSGIEGLKRTVVFSAGTDGTDGPTDAAGAVADGHTLVRAAEMGLDADACMDRSDAYHFFEPLGDLVMTGPTHTNVMDLRLLLVG, from the coding sequence ATGTCCACTGCCGCCCTTCGCAAAGACGCAAGGTGCATATTCGACGCGGCCCTGCAAGCCGTAGATCCAGCGGCGGCCATCCGGCGCCATGTCGTACGTGAAGGAAACCAGCTGAATATCGGTGGCCGATGCTGCGACCTGGACCGATTCGAAAACGTCTACGTCGTCGGTACCGGCAAAGCGGGTTCGGTGATGGCCGGCGCCATGGAATCGCTACTCGGCGACCGGCTCACCGGGGGCGTGGTCAACGTCAAGTACGGCCATGCTACGCCGCTGCGGTGCGTGAAGGCGGTCGAAGCGGGCCATCCCATACCCGACGCGGCGGGCGTGGGCGGAACGGAGCAAATCGTCGAGCTACTGGCGTCCCTTGGCGAAGACGACCTGGTCTTCTGCCTGCTTTCGGGCGGGGGATCCGCGCTCCTGCCGTTGCCCGCGGAAGGGGTGACGCTGGAGGAGAAACAGGCGGTCACGGAACTACTGCTGCAATGCGGCGCGACGATCAACGAGACCAATACGGTTCGCAAGCATATCTCGCGGGTAAAAGGTGGACAATTGGCCAGGTTGGCCTCGCCCGCGCGGCTGGTGAGCCTGGTCCTTTCGGACGTCATCGGGGACCCGCTCGACATCATCGCGTCGGGGCCCACGGTGCCCGATGAAAGCACCTTTGCCGATTGCCGGGCGATTCTAGAAAAGTACGGTCTGCGCGATAGACTGCCCGACACGGTGATTCGCCACCTGGATGCGGGGTCGAAGGGAACCGTACCTGAAACACCGGACTCCGGTGATCCGGTCTTCGGTCGTACGCAGACGGTCATGGTCGCCAACAACCGGCAGGCACTCGATTCCGCCCGGATCGAGGCGGAGAGGAGAGGCTACAACCCGCTCGTGCTGTCCAGTTCGATCGACGGCGAGACGCGTGAGGTCGCCCGTATTTACGCCGCCATGGCCAGGGAGATAGAAGGGTATGGCGATCCGGTGAGGCGCCCGGCGTGCGTGATTTCCGGCGGTGAGACCACGGTCACGCTGAAGGGCGGGGGCAAGGGCGGACGGAATCAGGAATTCGTACTGGCCACCGTTTCGGGTATCGAGGGACTGAAACGAACCGTCGTGTTCAGCGCCGGAACGGACGGAACGGACGGTCCGACCGACGCCGCGGGCGCGGTGGCGGACGGGCATACGCTGGTCCGGGCCGCCGAAATGGGACTGGACGCCGACGCCTGCATGGACCGCAGCGACGCCTATCACTTTTTCGAACCGCTGGGCGACCTCGTCATGACGGGCCCTACCCATACCAATGTCATGGACCTGCGTCTGTTGCTCGTCGGTTGA
- a CDS encoding twin-arginine translocase TatA/TatE family subunit codes for MIGDIGMQELMVIFLIVLLLFGADRIPALARGLGKGVREFKRVVNNANTEIQRAIDIDEKEPPPRKPPPTKELDRS; via the coding sequence ATGATCGGTGATATCGGCATGCAGGAACTGATGGTGATCTTCCTGATCGTCCTTCTCCTGTTCGGCGCGGACCGGATTCCGGCCCTGGCGAGGGGACTGGGCAAGGGCGTTCGGGAGTTCAAGCGGGTCGTGAACAATGCGAATACCGAAATCCAGCGCGCCATCGACATCGACGAGAAGGAACCGCCCCCGCGAAAGCCACCGCCGACAAAGGAATTGGACCGGTCATAG